A single region of the Lotus japonicus ecotype B-129 chromosome 4, LjGifu_v1.2 genome encodes:
- the LOC130709890 gene encoding 26S proteasome non-ATPase regulatory subunit 1 homolog A-like translates to MATTLVSSAGGMLAMLNESHLSLKLHALSNLNNLVDTFWPEISTSVPLIESLYEDEEFDQHQRQLAALVVSKVFYYLGELDDSLSYALGAGPLFDVSEDSDYVHTLLVKAIDEYASLKSKAAESGDTSIKSDPRLEAIVERMFDKCIMDGKYQQAMGTAIECRRLDKLEEAITKSDNVQGTLSYCINVSHSFVNLREYRQEVLRLLVKVFQKLSSPDYLSICQCLMFLDEPEGVASILERLLRSENKYDALLAFQIAFDLVENEHQAFLLSVRDRLASPKLPSESAQPKPSDTGSTPSASANAPDDVQMEDGDSASIVNVPEDPSEKMYAERLNKIKGILSGETSIQLTLQFLYSHNKSDLLILKTIKQSVEMRNSVCHSATIYANAIMHAGTTVDTFLRENLEWLSRATNWAKFSATAGLGVIHRGHLQQGRSLMAPYLPQGGTGGGGSPYSEGGALYALGLIHANHGEGIKQFLRDSLRSTTVEVIQHGACLGLGLASLGTADEDIYEEIKNVLYTDSAVAGEAAGISMGLLMVGTGSEKANEMLTYAHETQHEKIIRGLALGIALTVYGREEGADTLIEQMTRDQDPILRYGGMYALALAYSGTANNKAIRQLLHFAVSDVSDDVRRTAVLALGFVLYSDPEQTPRIVSLLSESYNPHVRYGAALAVGISCAGTGLSEAISLLEPLTSDVVDFVRQGALIAMAMVMVQISEASDSRVGTFRRQLEKIILDKHEDTMSKMGAILASGILDAGGRNVTIRLLSKTKHDKITAVVGLAVFSQFWYWYPLIYFISLSFSPTALIGLNYDLKSPKFEFLSHAKPSLFEYPKPTTVPTTTSTVKLPTAVLSTSAKAKARAKKAEEQKANAEISSSPDSTSGAPSAGKGKSSVEKEGDTMQVDSPTEKKPEPEPSFEILTNPARVVPAQEKFIKFLQDSRYAPVKLAPSGFVLLKDLRPTEPEVLAITVTPASATSTAAGSAAGLQSSSSAMAVDEEPQPPQPFEYSS, encoded by the exons GTCTTCTATTACTTGGGCGAACTTGATGATTCATTATCTTATGCCCTTGGAGCTGGTCCTCTTTTTGATGTTTCTGAGGATTCTGACTATGTGCACACTCTTCTTG TTAAAGCCATAGATGAATATGCTAGTCTCAAGTCTAAGGCAGCAGAATCAGGTGATACATCTATCAAATCGGATCCAAGGTTGGAGGCGATTGTGGAGAGAATGTTTGATAA GTGTATCATGGATGGAAAGTACCAACAGGCCATGGGAACTGCCATTGAGTGCAGGAGGTTGGATAAACTAGAGGAAGCAATTACAAAGAGTGACAACGTTCAAGGAACTCTATCATATTGCATTAATGTCTCTCATTCCTTTGTGAATCTTAGAGAATACAGACAGGAG GTTCTCCGTCTCCTTGTTAAAGTATTTCAAAAGCTTTCTTCACCGGATTATCTGAGCATTTGTCAATGTCTCATGTTCTTGGATGAGCCAGAGGGTGTTGCAAGCATATTAGAAAGACTTTTAcgttctgaaaacaaatatgATGCTCTTTTGGCATTTCAAATAGCTTTTGATTTGGTAGAGAATGAGCACCAAGCTTTTCTTCTAAGTGTCAGGGATCGTCTTGCATCACCGAAGTTACCTTCAGAATCTGCACAGCCAAAACCCAGTGATACAGGTTCTACTCCCAGTGCTAGTGCGAATGCACCAGATGATGTTCAGATGGAAGATGGTGATTCAGCTTCTATTGTCAATGTGCCTGAGGATCCAAGTGAAAAAATGTATGCTGAGAGGTTAAACAAGATCAAGGGAATTTTGTCTGGGGAAACTTCAATTCAGTTGACCCTTCAGTTCCTTTACAGCCATAACAA ATCTGATCTCCTTATTCTGAAGACTATAAAGCAGTCTGTGGAGATGAGGAATAGCGTCTGCCACAGTGCTACAATATATGCCAATGCAATAATGCATGCTGGGACAACTGTGGATACTTTCCTAAGGGAAAACTTG GAATGGTTGAGCAGAGCTACTAATTGGGCCAAATTCAGTGCAACGGCTGGTCTTGGTGTTATCCACAGAGGCCATTTGCAGCAGGGAAGGTCACTGATGGCACCGTACTTACCTCAGGGTGGAACTGGAGGTGGTGGTAGTCCATACTCAGAAGGCGGTGCTCTCTATGCCCTTGGTCTTATTCATGCTAACCATGGAGAAGGCATCAAGCAATTTCTTCGTGATAGCCTGCGCAGTACTACCGTTGAG GTTATTCAACACGGTGCATGTCTTGGTCTTGGATTGGCATCCCTAGGAACTGCTGATGAGGATATTTatgaagaaattaaaaatgTTCTCTACACTGATAGTGCTGTTGCTGGGGAAGCTGCTGGGATCAGTATGGGCCTACTCATGGTTGGAACAGGCAGTGAAAAGGCAAATGAGATGCTTACTTATGCACATGAGACACAGCATGAAAAAATTATCAG AGGGTTAGCATTGGGAATAGCTCTTACGGTTTATGGCAGAGAAGAAGGAGCTGACACATTGATTGAGCAGATGACTCGCGATCAGGATCCAATATTGCGTTATGGTGGGATGTACGCATTGGCCTTGGCATATAGCGGAACGGCAAATAATAAGGCCATTCGCCAGTTACTGCACTTTGCTGTGTCTGATGTGAGTGATGATGTCAGGAGGACCGCTGTTCTAGCATTGGGGTTTGTGTTGTACTCTGATCCAGAACAG ACTCCACGAATTGTTTCCCTCCTGTCAGAGTCTTACAATCCACATGTTCGATATGGAGCGGCTCTTGCTGTGGGTATTTCTTGTGCGGGTACAGGTCTCAGTGAGGCTATATCTTTACTGGAGCCATTGACATCAGATGTCGTTGATTTTGTTCGTCAAGGTGCCCTCATAGCAATGGCTATGGTCATGGTTCAGATCAGTGAAGCTAGTGATTCACGCGTTGGTACATTCAG GCGACAATTGGAGAAAATTATTCTGGACAAGCATGAGGATACCATGAGCAAAATGGGAGCAATTTTGGCCTCTGGAATCCTTGATGCTGGTGGAAGAAATGTGACCATAAGACTACTTTCCAAGACAAAGCATGATAAAATTACTGCAGTGGTTGGGCTTGCAGTTTTCAGCCAGTTTTGGTATTGGTACCCTCTTATCTATTTCATAAGCTTGTCCTTTTCACCCACGGCTTTGATTGGTCTGAACTATGATCTGAAATCTCCAAAGTTCGAGTTCTTGTCACATGCAAAGCCTTCTCTTTTTGAATACCCGAAACCTACTACAGTTCCCACTACTACTTCGACTGTAAAACTTCCCACAGCTGTTCTGTCAACATCAGCTAAGGCCAAAGCCAGGGCTAAGAAAGCGGAAGAGCAGAAGGCTAATGCTGAAATTTCATCTAGTCCTGATTCTACATCTGGTGCTCCAAGTGCTGGAAAAGGGAAGTCTTCCGTTGAGAAAGAAGGAGATACCATGCAG GTTGATAGCCCAACGGAAAAGAAACCAGAGCCTGAGCCTTCTTTTGAGATTCTGACAAATCCTGCTAGGGTTGTTCCTGCTCAGGAGAAGTTCATCAAATTTTTACAGGATAGCAGATATGCTCCAGTTAAGTTGGCACCTTCAGGATTTGTGCTTCTCAAAGACCTGCGTCCTACCGAGCCAGAAGTGCTCGCGATTACCGTCACACCCGCATCGGCCACTTCAACTGCTGCTGGATCAGCTGCTGGATTGCAAAGTTCTTCATCGGCAATGGCTGTGGACGAAGAACCTCAACCTCCTCAACCATTTGAGTACTCCTCATGA